The stretch of DNA CGGCAGTCCTGGCGTGGGTATATGCGGAATCGGGACAAGAAGCGGTCGCCGAGCATCTCGACGGGGCGCTGATCAGTGCGGTGAACTGGTCAGAGGTCTTGCAGAAGATCGCTGCGAATGGCGGCGACGCCGACCTTCTCGGCCTGCAGATCGAAGCTCTGGGCGTGGAAGTGATCGCTTTCGGTCGAGACGACTCGCTAGCGACGGCCGCGCTTTGGCCGACGACCCGGGAGGCCGGCCTGTCGCTCGGGGACCGAGCATGCCTGGCACTGGCGCGGCGCCTCGCCGCGCCAGTGCTCACTTCGGACCAAGCTTGGAAACGGCTCGACACCGATGCGGACATCCGGCTGATCCGCTGAGCGGCTTCGAGCTGCCGCGTCAGCGGCGGTGCTTGCGGCGGCGGAGCCAGCGGAACAGCAGCGCACCGGCGGCCAGCACCGCCACCGCGGGCAGCACCCGCTTGAGCACCGGCGTGCCCGCGGTGCCGAGCAGGTCGATCGCCTCGTCGGTCGGCATCGGGCCGCCGGTGACGACCGTGTCCGCGCGATCGGACCGGGCGTGCCTGGCGGCGCTCGACGAGCCGACGGTGTCCGGCTGCTCCCCTGCCGCCTGCTCCCCCGCCGGTGGCGTGACCCGCCACGCCGGGGTGCGGCTGCGCGCTGCTTCCGCGCCCTGCGCAGCCGCCGCCGCGGCGGTGGTGCGCTGCTCGCCCGCGGAGTCCTCGGCCGCCTGCGCGGCTTCGGCCACCTTGTCCGACTCGGTCTTGCCGGAGCCACCCGCCGAAGCCGCGCCCGCGCCCTCGGCGGCGGCCGCCTCACCGGCGAGCTTCTCGGCCAGGTTCGCCGCGAACTGGTTCAGGATCTTGCTGCCGACCTCGGTCATCAGGCCCCGCCCGAGCTGCGCGGGCTTGCCGGTGACCTTCAGGTCGGTGTCCACCTGCGCGGAGGTGCTGCCGCCTTCGGGCGTGAGGGTGAGCGTGACGGTGGCGGCAGCGGTGCCGTTGCCCCGCGAGTCCTTGCCGCTGGCGTCGATGACGACCTTGCGAGCCGCTTCGTCGACCTCTTCGAACGAGCCCTTCCCCTTGTACAGCAAGGAGATCGGGCCGAGCTTCACCTTCACCGAACCGGCGAACTCGTTGCCGTCGGCGCTGCTGAGCGTCGCGCCGGGCATGCAGGGGGCCACCTGCTCCGGGTCGATCATCGCCGGCCACGCCACGTCGACCGGGACCGGGACGGTGAAGTGGTGTTGCATCTGCACGGGAGAAATCCTCCTGGTCCATCGCCGCTTGGGCTCGGCGCGGGGCGAGTTCCGGTCCGCGGGTGCGGCCCGGGCGGGCGGCCCGGCCCCGGCGCGAACCACCCCGTTCGAGTCTGCCCGTTCGCCCCGACGTGCGGTAGCTCCCGGCGGTGCCGGACGAGCCCTACCGGGCCGGACTGTGCCACCGGCCGAGCCGAGCCCGACTGTGCCGACCAGCCGAGCCGAGCCCGGCGGTGCCGACCAGCCGAGCCGAGCCCGGCGGTGCCGACCAGCCGAGCCGAGCCCGGCCGGGGCGAACGGACGACTCCGGCGCGCGAACGCGCCGACCACTCCATTACTACACGCCGACCGCCGTGGCGACCGCCCGGCCGGTGAGCACTTCGGCGAGATGTTCCCGGTAGTCCACATCGGCGCTGGCATCGGCGGTGGCACTGGTGCCCTCCGCCGCGTGCCGGGCCGCCGCGGTGATCGCCTCAGCGGTGGCCGGGGCGCCGAGCAGCGCCCCTTCCACCCCGCGCGCCCGGATCGGCGTGGCGCCCATGTTCGTCAGCCCCACGCGGGCCTCGGCGATCGCGCCGTCCCGCACGAGCACGGCGGCGGCCACCCCGACCATGGACCACGCCTGCGCGACGCGGTTGAACTTCTCGTAGTGCGCCGACCAGCCGGTCCACTTCGGCATCCGGATCTCGACCAGCACCTCGTCGGCCTCCAGCGCGGTGGTGAAGAAGTCCGCGAAGAACTCCGCCGCGGGCACCGTCCGCTGCCCGCCCGGACCGGCGATGACCATCTCGGCGTCCAGCACGAGTGCCGGAGCGGGCAGATCCCCGGCCGGGTCGGCGTGCGCCAGCGATCCGCCGAACGTGCCGCGGTGGCGCACCTGCGGGTCCGCCACGGTGCGGGTGGCCAGCGCGATCAGCTCGGCGTGCTCGCGGACGAGCGGGTCGCGGGCGATCTCGTGGTGCGTGGTCATCGCGCCGATCACCAGCCGGTCGCCGTCCTCGCGGACGCCGCGCAGCTGCGGGATGCGGCCGAGGTCGACGACCACCCGCGGGTCGGCCAGCCGCATCCGCAGCACCGGCAGCAGGCTCTGCCCGCCGCCGAGCACCTTGGCCTCGTCGCCCGCCTGCTGCAGCGCGGTCACCGCCTCATCCACTGTGGACGGTGCGATGTAGTCGAACGATGCGGGGATCACCGGTTACCTCCTCGCGAGCCGGAACCTTCCATCGAACCCATGCCGCCACCGGATTCCGGCGCGGTCTGCCCGGAAGCTCGCGCCCCGGTGATCGCCCGCCACACGCGCTGCGGCGAGCACGGCATCTCCACGTCGTCGACGCCGAAGTGCCGGATCGCGTCCACGACCGCGTTGACCACCGCCGGGGTGGAGGCGATCGTGCCTGCTTCCCCGACGCCCTTCACGCCCAGCGCGTTCGACGTCGCGCGGGTCTCGGTGCGGTCGGTGACGTACTCCGGCAGGTCCGCAGCCGACGGCACCAGGTAGTCCGCCAGCGTGGCCGTGGTCAGCGTGCCGGACTCGTCGTGCACGGCCTCCTCGAACAGCGCCTGCGCGATGCCCTGCGCGAGCCCGCCGTGCACCTGGCCTTCCACGATCAGCGGGTTGACCACGGTGCCCACGTCGTCCACGCAGACGTAGTCGCGGATGCGCACCCGCCCGGTCGCGGTGTCCACTTCGGTCGCGCACAGGTGCGTGCCGTGCGGGAAGGAGAAGTTCTCCGGGTCGAACGTGGCGTCCGCGTCCAGGCTCGGCTCCACCCCTTCCGGCAGGTCGTGCGCGGCGAACGCGGCCAGCGCCACCTCGCCGAGCGCGGTGGCCCGGTCGGTGCCGCGCACGCCGAAGCTGCCCGCGGTGAACTCCACGTCGTCCTCGGCGCACTCCATCATGTGCGCGGCGATCGTGCGGGCCTTGTCGATCACCTTGTCCGCGGCGCTGACCACCGCCATGCCGCCGACCGCCAGCGAGCGCGAACCGTAGGTGTCCAGGCCCTTCGGCGAGGACTGGGTGTCGCCGTGCAGGATCTCCACGTCCTCGAACGGCACGCCCAGCCGGTCGGCGACGATCTGGCTCCACGCCGTCTCGTGGCCCTGCCCGTGCGGCGAGACGCCGGTGACGACCTCGACCTTGCCGGTGGGCAGCACCCGGATCGCGGCGTGTTCCCAGCCGCCCGCGCCGTAGGACAGCGAACCCAGCACCCGCGACGGCGCCAGCCCGCACATCTCGGTGAACGTGGAGATCCCGATGCCCAGCTGCACGGTGTCCCCGCGCCGCCTGCGCTCGGCCTGCTCCTGCCGCAGCGAGTCGTAGCCCAGCAGTTCCATCGCCCGGTCGGTCGCGGCCTCGTAGTCGCCCGAGTCGTAGGTCAGCCCGGCGACCGTGTCGTACGGGAACTCGTCGCGGCCGATCCAGTTCTTGCGCCGGACCTCCATCGGATCCATGCCCAGCTCGGCGGCGAGCTCGTCCATCATCCGCTCGATGCCGAAGGTGGCCTCCGGCCGCCCGGCACCTCGGTAGGCGTCCGTCGGGGTCTTGTTCGTGAACACGTTCGTGCAGCTGAAGTGGTACGCCGGGAACTTGTAGATCGCGTTGAACATGAACGCGCCCAGGATCGGCACGCCCGGCGTGACCAGCCGCAGGTAGGCGCCCATGTCCGCGAGCAGCTCGACCTTCAGCCCGGTGACCGTGCCGTCCCGGCGGGCCGAGATCGACAACCGCTGCACCTGGTCGCGGCCGTGGTGCGCGGAGACCATCGTCTCGGAGCGCGACTCGGTCCACTTCACCGGCTTGCCCAGCCTGCGGGCCAGCAGGAACGCGATGAACTCCTCCGGGGTGACCTGCAGCTTGCCGCCGAAGCCGCCGCCCACGTCCGGCGCGATCACCCGCACCTTGTGCTCCGGCACGCCCAGGTTCATCGCGATCATCAGCCGCAGGATGTGCGGCACCTGGGTGGCCGACCACATGGTGAACTGCTCGCCGGTCGGGTCCACCACGACCGATCGGGGCTCCATGAACGCCGGGATGAGCCGCTGCTGCCGGAACGTGCGGTCCACCCGCACCTCGGCGTCGTCGAGCGCCTGCTGCACGTCGCCGCCGGTACCCGCAGCGGCCGAGTCGAACGTCCAGGTCGCGCTGCGGTTGGTGCCCAAGTCCTCGTGCACCAGCGGGGATTCGTCGGTGGCCGCCGCGGTGATGTCCAGGACCACCGGCAGGTCCTCGTAGTCCACCTCGATCGCGTCCAGCGCGTCGTGCGCCTCGGCCGCGCTGCGGGCGGCGACCACGGCGACCGCCTCACCGGCGAAGTTGACGGTGTCCACCGCCAGCGACGGCGCGTCCGGCGACTTCATGTCCTCGGTGATCGGCCACGCGCACGGCAGGCTGCCCTGCTCGTCGGCGACGTCCTGTCCGGTGAGCACCGCTCGCACGCCCGGCATCTTGCGCGCGCTTTCGGTGTCGACGGCGGTGATGCGCGCGTGCGCGACCGGGCTGCGCAAGATCGCCAGGTGCAGCATCCCGGGCAACGCCATGTTGTCGGTCCAGCGGGTGCGCCCGGTGATCAGCCGGGCGTCCTCCTTGCGCTTGCGGGCGCGGCCGAGTTCGGGTTCCGCGGTGGAAGTCATGGCTGCCGCACCTCCGCCTGCTGCTCGCCGGTGCGCTGCTGCGGAGTGTCCGCGGTCTGCTCGATCGGCGGTCCGGCGCCCGGCCGCATCTTCCCGGCCGCGTCCTGCACCGCGCGGACGATGTTCTGGTAGCCGGTGCAGCGGCAGAGGTTGCCCTCCAGCCCTTCGCGGATCTGCTCGTCGCTGGGCGCGGAGTTCTCCGCGAGCAGGTCCAGCGACTGCATGATCATGCCGGGCGTGCAGAACCCGCACTGCAGCGCGTGGTTGTCGTGGAACGCCTGCTGCACCGGGTGCAGCTCGCCGTCCCGTTCGAGTCCTTCGATGGTGGTGACGTCGTGCCCGTCGGCCTGCACCGCGAGCACCGAACAGGATTTGACGCTCTGGCCGTCCAGGTGAACGGTGCAGGCGCCGCAGTTGCTGGTGTCGCAGCCGACGACGGTGCCGACCTTGCCCAGCCGGTCGCGCAGGTGCTGCACGAGCAGGGTGCGGGGTTCGACTTCGTCGGTGTACTCGGTGCCGTCGACGTTGACGGTGATGCGCGGCATCGGGCCTCCATTGGACGGGCCGCGGTTAGCGCGGGTGTTCGGGAACGTTGACCCCTATGGGTGACAGAGGTCACTCGGCTCCTGAGCCTGCTACGCGTTCGCGCCAAGAGCAACCCCACCTCGCGCGGGGTGCGGCGGCCGCGGAGTGCCGCGCACGCGGGCGCATGACTGGTGAACCGATCAGCTCCCGGACGGCCCGCGGATGGCCCGTTCGGAGCAGTGCGCCGCGCCGAACTCCCAGCTCGGCACGATTCCGCCGGGACGGCCGGTGCTTCAGCGGTGGATGGGGCCCGCGGTTTCGGTGAGGCGGGTTCCCGCGCCGCCCCAGCGCAGCGAGATCAGTTCCGCCGCGATGGACACCGCGGTCTCCTCCGGTGTGCGCGCACCCAGATCCAACCCGATCGGCGAGGACAGCTTGGCCAGCTCCGCCTCCGCGAGGCCCTGTTCGCGCAGCCGCTGCATCCGGTCGTCGTGCGTGCGCCGCGAACCCATCGCGCCCACGTAGCCGAGGTCGTGCCGCAGCGCGAGCTCCAGCACGGGCACGTCGAACTTCGGATCGTGCGTGAGCACCATGACCGCGGTCCGCTCGTCCAGCCTCCCCGCCTCGGCCTCCGCGGCCAGGTAGCGGTGCGGCCAATCCACCACCACGTCGTCCACGCCGGGGAACCGGCTGTGCGTGGCGAACACCGGCCGCGCGTCGCACACCGTCACGCGGTAGCCGAGGAACGAGCCGATCCGCGCCATCGCGGCGGCGAAGTCGATCGCGCCGAACACCAGCATTCGCGGCGGCGGCTCGAAGGAGTTCACGAACACCCGCATCCCTTCGCCGCGCCGCTGGCCCTCCGGTCCGTACTCCAGGACGCCGCTGCGGCCGCTGGCGAGCATCCCCCGCGCGTCGTCGGCCACCGCGTCGTCCATCCGCCGCTCGCCCAGGCTGCCGCCGGTGCGGTCGCGCCACACCAGCAGGCGCGCTCCGACCCGGGCGGGGTCCGGATGCTCGACCACGGTCGTCACCGCGACCGGTTCCTCCGCGCGCACCGAATCGGCGACCGCGTCGAACTCGGGGAACGATTCCCGGTCGATCCGCTCGACGAACACGTCGAGGATGCCGCCGCAGGTCAGCCCGACCGCGAACGCGTCGTCGTCGCTGACGCCGTAGCGCTGCAGGCCCGCGGGGTCGCCGTCGAGCACCGCGGTCGCCCGCTCGTAGACCGCGCCTTCCACGCAACCGCCGGAGACGCTGCCGACCGCCTCCCCCTCGGGGGTCACCAGCATCGCCGCACCGGGCGGGCGCGGCGCCGAGCGGAACGTGGCCACCACCGTGCCGAGCCCCACCGGTTCGCCGGAATCCCAGCGCTTGGCCACCTCATCGAGCACGTCACGCACGGCCCACCTCCGCTGTCGGCCGACCGGGAACTTCCGGCGGCATTTGCTTGTCAGCGTTCGCGGTCGCACCGGAATTCCCGAACCGCCGCACCCGCGACCACACCCGCTGCAACGAGTCGAGGCTGTGCCCGGCCACCAAGGCGTCCACGTGCGGCGCGGCGGCCACGATCCCGGACTGCACCGGCTCGTACCCCGCATGACCGGCGTGCGGGTTGGCCCAGATGACCGCCCGCGCCAGCCGCCGCAACCGGTGCGTCTGCTCGGCCAGCAGCTGCACGTCACCGCGTTCCCAGCCGTCGGAGAACAGCACGACGACCGAACCGCGGGCAACGCCCCGCTGGCCCCACCGGTCCAGGAACCCGCGCAGCGTCTCGCCGAGCCTGGTTCCGCCGGAGAAGTCCGGCACCGCCTTCGACGCCGCGTGCAGCGCGTGCTCCGGGTCGCGCTGGCGCAGTTGCCTGCTCACCCGGGTCATCCTGGTGCCCAGCGTGAAGACTTCGGTGCTCGCCGGGGTGCGGCGAACCACCACGTGCGCGAACCGCAGCAGCGCGTCGGCGTACGGGGCCATCGAGCCGGAAACGTCGATCAGCAGCACCACCCGGCGCGGCCTGCGCGCCTTGCGATGCCGCGCCAGGCGCAGCGGCTCACCACCGGCCCGCAGCATTTCCCGCATCGTCGCGCGGGAATCCAGCGGTCCGCGGCGGGAGCGGTGGCGCCGCACGGCCGCTCGTGCCGGCGGTTCGGGGCGCAGCACGGCGAGCATCCGGCGCAGGTGCTCGCGCTCGGCCTCGCTGAGATCGGCGAGGTCCCGGTGCCGGAGCACCTCGTCCTCGCTGGCCGCGGCCTTGATCGGGTCGGAGTCGGACTCCTCGTCGCCGTCTCCGGAGCTCAGCGCGGCGATCTTGGTGCGCTGCCGGATGCTCGGCGCTTCGCCGAGCCCGGGCATCTCGGACTCGCCGAACCAGGCGGCGAAAGCCGCGTCGTAGCGGTCCAGGTCCTCCGGGTCGGCGCACAGCGTCAACCGCCCCGCCCAGTACACGCCGGACCGGTCGTGCAGCCCGGTGTGCCCGGTCGCGGTCAGGAACGCCTCGACCCGCGCAGGGCCGCACGACATGCCCGAGTACCGCAGCGCACGGGCGAACCCGACGAGACCGGCAACGGTGTCCATGCACCCATTCTGCCGTTCCGGTGGGTAGTGGATCGAGTGATGGACGTGCCCTCCCACCGAGGTCGGGTGGGTGCTAGGGAGTGGTCTGCGTAGTCCGGCGGCGCCGCTTCAGCCGCTGCTGTCGAGGAGTCCGGCCGCGCGCACCCGTTCGGCGTCTTCGCGGTACTTCAGCACCGCGCCGAGCGTCACCGCCGCGGCCTCCGGCCCGAGCTCGCCGTTGCCCAGGGCCAGCAGCGCCTGCGCCCAGTCCAGCGCCTCGGCCACGCCCGGTGGCTTGAGCAGTTCCAGCTCCCGCATCCGCCGGACCGCCGAGGCCACCTGCTCGGCCAGCCGCTCGTCCAGCCCGGGCAGCCGGCGGCGCAGGATCGCGACCTCCCGTTCCACATCCGGGTGGTCGAGCCAGTGGTAGAGGCAGCGGCGCTTGAGCGCGTCGTGCACCTCGCGGGTGCGGTTCGAGGTGAGCAGCACGACCGGCGGCACGGTCGCCCGCACCTCGCCGTACTCCGGGATGCTCACCGCGTACTCGGACAGCACCTCCAGCAGGAACGCCTCGAACTCGTCGTCGGCGCGGTCGATCTCGTCGACCAGCAGCACGCACGGCGACTCCCGCAGCGCCCGCAGCAGCGGCCGGGACAGCAGGAAGCGCTGGGTGTAGAGGGAGGACTCCGCCGACTCCGGATCCAGCGAGCCGCCGGAAGCCGCCTCCAGCGTGCGCAGATGCAGCAGCTGGCGCGGGAAGTCCCAGTCGTAGAGCGCCTGCGCGGCGTCGATGCCCTCGTGGCACTGCAACCGGATCAGCTCCACGCCCAGCGCGCTCGCCAGCGCCTGCGCCAGCGCGGTCTTGCCGGTACCGGGCTCGCCCTCGCACAGCAGCGGGCGGCGCATCTTCAGCGCCAGGAACGCGGCCGTGGCGATGCCCTCATCGGGCAGGTAGCCCGTCCCGTCCAACGCCGCGGCCACCTCGGCCGGCGAGCCCACGTCCAGCGCCTCATCGTCGTCCGCCATGCCGCGAGCGTATGCGAGCGCACCAGCCCCGTGGTGATCACGCCGGGCCGTGCGATGATCCTTCGCGGAGGTGCGGGCATGAGCCGGTTCGACGGGTTCCCGGGGCACATCGAGCGCTACGCCGGGAGGGTCCGGGGCGCGGACAGCAGGGAAACCGGCGGCAGGGACCGCGGCTACCACCTCGTCTACTGCGACGGCCACGACGGCTCGCACGTGACCGTGCTGACCAGCGGCCTGCGCGAGCACACCGCGGGCGCGCCGCTGCCGCAGGAGTTGCTGTGCACCGTGCACGCCGCCCAGGAACTGCACGGCAAGCACCTGACCGGAGTGATCGCGGAACTGCTCACCGAATCGGCCAGCCGCGTCGGCTACGGCGCGCTGATCATGAACGATCGCGCGCTGCTGCCGGAAACGGAGATCGCCGGGGCGCTGGCAGCTCCGCACCCATACTTCGCCGACGAGTTCGACGTGCTGCTCGACGGGGACGGCAGGCCGGTGCTGCAGCTGATCACGCTGCTGCCGATCACGCGCGGCGAAGCGCAGCTGGTGTCCCGCTACGGCAAGGACGTGCTCTACGACCGGTGGGAGCAGAACGGCACCGACCTCACCGACGTGCGCCGCCGCTCCGTCGGCTGACTCCCGCAGTTCGCCACGGCTCGAACCCCGGGGTGTCCCCCACCCCGCGGCCGAAGGGTCAGGGAGCGATCCGGGGCACGCCCGGAGGTTCCGCGGACTCCCGCGGAGCAGAGTCGGCGGCATGACCGAAAACGTGCACATCGCAGCGCCCACCGCACCGGAGAGCAGCACCGGATCCGGCGGCTACCGCCGGTTCACCCGCAGCCGCAACGGCATGGTCGCCGGAGTGTGCGCCGGGGCGGCCGAGTACTTCGGCATCGACCCGACGCTGATCCGCGTGCTGCTGCTGGCCGCAACGATCCTCGGCTTCGGCACCGGGATCGTGCTCTACCTCGCCGCCTGGCTGCTGGCTCCGCAGGAGTGATCCGCGGTCACTTCAGCCGCGGCGCCTGCCGGACGAAGGTGTCCAGCACCCCGTCGGCGAGCTTCACCGGCCCCGGCGTGCGCGGCTCGCCCGGCACCGTCCGCACCTGCTCGGCCCGGTCGGCCTGCGCACCGGCGGCGGCGAACCGCTCACCGGCCACCGCCTCGTTGCCGTCCGCCCGCGCCTGCAAACCGTCCACAGTGGTCACGAACGCGTCGCCCCACAGGTCGGCGGCCTGCAACCACGGCTCCGAGTCGGACACGAAGTCCTGCGGCGCCCCGGACCTGATCCGCTCCGGGGCCTGCGCGACCTGCTGCGCGTAGTCGCGCAGCTCGGCCAGCGCCGCCTGGTTGTCCCCGCTGCCCCACGTGGCGCGGAACTCGTCGATGCGCCTGGCCAGCTCCGGTGCCGGTGGCTGCCACGGCTTGCCGCTGGCCAGCGGCGACATGTTGTTCAGGTCGAAGAACACCAGCAGCGCCCGCACCAGGTCCGGGTTCGCCGCCGAGTCCGGCCGCAGCGCCGCGGCCGGATCCGTCGCCAGGTAGCGCGCCGCCGCGCGATGCGCCCGCTGCGGGTCGAAGTCGTCGTCGTTCCAGGCGAAGTCCGCAGCGCCGGTCTCGACGACCTTGCTGGCCGCGGCCTGGTTCATCGGGTTCACCGCATCGCCGACGAGGTGCTGGCTCAGCCCCGGCTCGCGCCGGTCGTACGGCCCGAGCAGCAGCCTGCCCTGAGCCTTCTTGAAATCGTTGACCGGGTAGTTGTCCCACAGGTACACCTTGCGGCCCCAGAGCTGCGCGGCCTGCTCGGCGTCGGAGACGGTGATCTGCTTGGGGATCACGCCGTCGCCGGTCCACATCAGCACCACGCGCGGGTCGAGCCCCTCGCTCAGCGCCGTCTTGTAAGGCGACTCGTCCAGGTCGGAGTACTCCGTCGGCACGGTCTGCACCGGGCGCGCGCCGGGATGGGTGTCGATGAACTCCCGCTGCACCCGGTTGAGCAGATCCTTCTGCGCCCGGCCGGCGGCGGCCTCGTTCGGCGGGCCGTAGCGCGCCTGGTCCTGCCCGCAGTTCCAGCGGGTGTAGGAGATGTCGTCGAACGGCACCGAGAAGTCCCGCACCCCGGAGTCGTACATGGTCTGCAGCTTGTCCTGCAGCGCCTGGAAGTCCGCCGGGTCGCTGAAGCAGATCGAGTTCCCCGGCGAGAGCGCGAACGTGAAGTTCACGTGGTGCGCGCCCGCCTGCCCGATCAGCTCCCGCACCTGCGCGAGCTTGTCCGGCGGGTACGGCTCGCGCCAGCGCTCCCGGTGGAACGGGTCGTCCTTCGGCGCGTAGATGTAGGTGTTGAACTTGACGTCGCCGTAGAAGGCCAGCTGGTCCATCCGCTCGGCGTGCGTCCACGGGGTGCCGTAGAAGCCCTCGATCGAACCGCGCAGCGGCATGTTCGGCTGGTCCACCACGCCGACCCCGGCGATCCGGCCCGGCGAGGTGAGTTGCCGCATCGTCTGCACCGCGTAGTAGGCGCCTGCGGGATCGGACGCGCCGAGGATCACCGAGTCCTTGCCGCCGGACGCGGCGAACACGTAGCCCTCGGCGGGCAGCGGCGACGGCGAACCCCAGTAATTGTCCTGCAAGCCCTTCGTCACGCCGGGCGAGCTCCGGTCGCCGATGCGCACCCGCAGCGTGGCGTCCTGCACCGGCGGCCCCGGCGGCCGCACCACGACCTCGGAGGCCCCGGCCGAGCGCAGCACGTTCTCGGCCAAGTCCCGGGTCTGCCGGTCGACCAGCGGGTCCAGCACCAGCTCGACCTTGCCGCGCACCGCGACGTCGTCACCGAGCCGTTCCATCTTCTGCGGCTGCGGCACCACCTGCGGAACGCCTTCGGCCGGGAAGGAGTCCGGCCCGGAGACCTCTTCGTTCCCGGGCGGTGCCTGCTCCGGCGGGGCACCGGCGGTGCAGCCCGCGGCGAGCATCGCCGCGCTGATCAGTGCGGCCACCGGACCGGCGAGCCGGCGCAACGGAAAGGACATGCCGTCCGAACCTCCTTCGACCTGGCACGTGCGGATACCAGGAGATCACATCCCGGTCCGGGCGGCCGCGGGCTGACGCGGTCCCGCCACGATCATCGCCGGGCCGCTGCCCGCCACCACCGGGCGGCGGCACCGAACGCCCAGCACAACGTACCCAGCGCAGCGCCCCGCGACGCGACACGCACGGGCCTACGGAACCGGCCGGAAAGGGGCCGGACACGACGAAGGGCCGCTCCCCGAACGGGAACGGCCCTCCTCGCGTGCGGTGCGGGCGTCAGCGCGGACGCTGCCGCCCGGGCACGGCGGTCGTCACATCATGCCGCCCATGCCACCCATCGGGTCGCCACCACCGGCGGCGGCACCGGCCGCCTCCTTCTCCGGCTTGTCCGCGACCACGGCCTCGGTGGTCAGGAACAGCGCGGCGATCGACGCGGCGTTCTGCAGCGCCGAGCGGGTGACCTTGGCCGGGTCGGTGACGCCCGCGGCCAGCAGGTCCTCGTACTCGCCGGTCGCGGCGTTGAGGCCGTGGCCGGGGGCGAGGCCCTTGACCTTCTCCGCCACGACGCCGCCCTCGAGGCCGGCGTTGATGGCGATCTGCTTGAGCGGGCCCTCGACGGCCAGCCGGACGCTGTTCGCGCCGGTCGCCTCGTCGCCCTCCAGCTTGAGGTCGTCGAACGCGGCCACGGTCGCCTGCAGCAGGGAAACGCCGCCACCGGCGACGACGCCCTCCTCGACGGCGGCCTTGGCGTTGCGGACCGCGTCCTCGATCCGGTGCTTGCGCTCCTTGAGCTCGACCTCGGTCGCCGCACCGGCCTTGATCACGGCCACGCCGCCGGCCAGCTTGGCCAGCCGCTCCTGCAGCTTCTCGCGGTCGTAGTCGGAGTCCGAGCGGTCGATCTCGGCGCGGATCTCGTTGACCCGGCCGGCGATCTGCTCGTCGTCACCGGCGCCCTCGACGATGGTGGTCTCGTCCTTGGTGACGACGACCTTGCGCGCCTGGCCCAGCAGCGGCAGGTCGGCGCTCTCCAGCTTCAGGCCGACCTCCTCGGAGATCACCTGGCCGCCGGTCAGGATCGCCATGTCCTGCAGCATCGCCTTGCGGCGGTCGCCGAAGCCGGGGGCCTTGACCGCGACCGACTTGAACGTGCCGCGGATCTTGTTGACCACCAGGGTGGACAGGGCCT from Saccharopolyspora sp. SCSIO 74807 encodes:
- a CDS encoding MoxR family ATPase, producing the protein MADDDEALDVGSPAEVAAALDGTGYLPDEGIATAAFLALKMRRPLLCEGEPGTGKTALAQALASALGVELIRLQCHEGIDAAQALYDWDFPRQLLHLRTLEAASGGSLDPESAESSLYTQRFLLSRPLLRALRESPCVLLVDEIDRADDEFEAFLLEVLSEYAVSIPEYGEVRATVPPVVLLTSNRTREVHDALKRRCLYHWLDHPDVEREVAILRRRLPGLDERLAEQVASAVRRMRELELLKPPGVAEALDWAQALLALGNGELGPEAAAVTLGAVLKYREDAERVRAAGLLDSSG
- a CDS encoding suppressor of fused domain protein; the encoded protein is MSRFDGFPGHIERYAGRVRGADSRETGGRDRGYHLVYCDGHDGSHVTVLTSGLREHTAGAPLPQELLCTVHAAQELHGKHLTGVIAELLTESASRVGYGALIMNDRALLPETEIAGALAAPHPYFADEFDVLLDGDGRPVLQLITLLPITRGEAQLVSRYGKDVLYDRWEQNGTDLTDVRRRSVG
- a CDS encoding PspC domain-containing protein encodes the protein MTENVHIAAPTAPESSTGSGGYRRFTRSRNGMVAGVCAGAAEYFGIDPTLIRVLLLAATILGFGTGIVLYLAAWLLAPQE
- a CDS encoding beta-N-acetylglucosaminidase domain-containing protein, with amino-acid sequence MSFPLRRLAGPVAALISAAMLAAGCTAGAPPEQAPPGNEEVSGPDSFPAEGVPQVVPQPQKMERLGDDVAVRGKVELVLDPLVDRQTRDLAENVLRSAGASEVVVRPPGPPVQDATLRVRIGDRSSPGVTKGLQDNYWGSPSPLPAEGYVFAASGGKDSVILGASDPAGAYYAVQTMRQLTSPGRIAGVGVVDQPNMPLRGSIEGFYGTPWTHAERMDQLAFYGDVKFNTYIYAPKDDPFHRERWREPYPPDKLAQVRELIGQAGAHHVNFTFALSPGNSICFSDPADFQALQDKLQTMYDSGVRDFSVPFDDISYTRWNCGQDQARYGPPNEAAAGRAQKDLLNRVQREFIDTHPGARPVQTVPTEYSDLDESPYKTALSEGLDPRVVLMWTGDGVIPKQITVSDAEQAAQLWGRKVYLWDNYPVNDFKKAQGRLLLGPYDRREPGLSQHLVGDAVNPMNQAAASKVVETGAADFAWNDDDFDPQRAHRAAARYLATDPAAALRPDSAANPDLVRALLVFFDLNNMSPLASGKPWQPPAPELARRIDEFRATWGSGDNQAALAELRDYAQQVAQAPERIRSGAPQDFVSDSEPWLQAADLWGDAFVTTVDGLQARADGNEAVAGERFAAAGAQADRAEQVRTVPGEPRTPGPVKLADGVLDTFVRQAPRLK
- the groL gene encoding chaperonin GroEL (60 kDa chaperone family; promotes refolding of misfolded polypeptides especially under stressful conditions; forms two stacked rings of heptamers to form a barrel-shaped 14mer; ends can be capped by GroES; misfolded proteins enter the barrel where they are refolded when GroES binds), whose amino-acid sequence is MAKMIAFDEEARRGLERGMNTLADAVKVTLGPRGRNVVLEKKWGAPTITNDGVSIAKEIELEDAWEKIGAELVKEVAKKTDDVAGDGTTTATVLAQALVREGLRNVAAGASPIALKRGIEKATEAIAEQLLKNAKEIETKDQIAATAGISAGDRQIGELIAEAMDKVGKEGVITVEESNTFGLELELTEGMRFDKGYISPYFVTDTERMEASLDDPYILLLSSKISNIKDLLPLLEKVMQSNKPLLIISEDVEGEALSTLVVNKIRGTFKSVAVKAPGFGDRRKAMLQDMAILTGGQVISEEVGLKLESADLPLLGQARKVVVTKDETTIVEGAGDDEQIAGRVNEIRAEIDRSDSDYDREKLQERLAKLAGGVAVIKAGAATEVELKERKHRIEDAVRNAKAAVEEGVVAGGGVSLLQATVAAFDDLKLEGDEATGANSVRLAVEGPLKQIAINAGLEGGVVAEKVKGLAPGHGLNAATGEYEDLLAAGVTDPAKVTRSALQNAASIAALFLTTEAVVADKPEKEAAGAAAGGGDPMGGMGGMM